GCACAAACTTCATGACTTCTGCGTATGAGAAGGATCGAGGGATGAAACTTGATATGGGGTTCAGGTCAACTGGCGGTGGGTCTACACTTTTAGAAACAGCTTATGATTCTCCTGTTACCATTTCGCTGATAATGAGTGCACGAAGGCTGCTGGAGGGCGGGTACGGTACCCCTTATGAGACACTTAGAAAGGCCGTAATAATGCGGCAATTATAATATTTACCTGATTATTTTACCGGTTGCTCTTATACTCCTCAAACCATGCCATTTGTATCGCCTCCAATATACCCTCATTAGATTTCTTAGGGTCATCGGAAAAGTCAGGCAGTGAAACTATCATCGCATGCATGTCTGTAAACCGGATGGTAAGGGGGTCTGTGCCGGGATATTTATCAGATAGTTGAATACCTATTTCCTCTGAATCTTTCCAGGTAAGTTTCATAAGCCCTCCAACTGTCTCATTTCCCCGGTATCTCTACCACAACATCCCCATAAACATGCGCCTGACAGCCGAGACGGGATGTAAGCGTTACACCGACAGCATTATCCAGCATATCATTTTCACCATCTTCAGCCTCAGAGAGATTATTCATCCCCTCCTTAACTATGACATGACAGGTCGTGCAGGCGCCATTCCCTCCGCAGTTATGATCAATCTCTACGTCATGTTCCAGGGCAATATCCAGTATAGACTTACCCTCCTCTCCCTCTACCGATGTATTTTGCGGGAGGAAGGTAATCTTGACTTTATTATGTTCAGTTTCCCCGGAATTTTTACTGTCAGATAACCTGGTTTCCATATATTCCTATTGTCGTACTATGCCGAAAAAGAAGTTCCGCAGCCGCAGCTTCCCTTCGCCTGAGGATTTACAAACTTAAACCCTCCTCCGGTGAGTCCACTGGCATAATCTATCGTAGTGCCAGCCAGGTAAAGCGAACTCTTCATATCAATGATTATCTTTACCCCCTCCACCTCATAGACCTGGTCATCCGATGCTATTTCATTATCAAAATTCAGGGTATAAGTAAAACCGGCACAACCTCCGCCGGTAACACCTACCCTCAGTCCTCCGCTCGATATTTTATTTGTCTCCATAATCCTTTTAACTTCTTTAATTGCATTTTCCGTTAATATTACCGGCTGATTTGTGGTAGTTTCCATGTTTAACCTCCTTAAAAAGAGACATAAAGTTCTTGTTACTATTTCCCGTTTCTGCTCTTATAATCTTCAATGGCGGCCTTAATAGCATCTTCTGCAAGTACAGAGCAGTGTATCTTGACAGGCGGCAACTGGAGTTTTTCCACTATCTCGGTATTTTTGATCTCCATCGCCTCGTCAACAGTCTTCCCCTTTACCCACTCAGTCGCCAGACTGGAGCTTGCTATGGCACTGCCGCAACCAAATGTCTTGAATTTTGCATCCGTAATGACCCCATTGTCAATCTTTAACTGCAGTTTCATGACATCACCGCATTCAGGGGCCCCGACAATACCTGTCCCTACATCCTTCTCATCCTTCTCAAAGCTTCCCACGTTCCTCGGATTATTATAATGGTCTATTACCTCATCACTATATTGCATTTTAAAACACCTCCCTTTAATCCTTCTTCCATTTGAATTGCTTCAGGTCAACACCTGCCTTTACCATCTCATACAATGGAGACATCTCTCTCAATCTGTTAGCTGTCTCCACAACCCTTTTAATAACATAATCCACCTCTTCCTCAGTGTTGAATCTGCCAAGCCCAAAACGTACGGAGGAGTGGGCCAGTTCAGTACTCACACCAAGCGCCTGCAGCACATAGGAAGGCTCCAGAGTCGCTGAGGTACAGGCAGATCCTGAAGAAAGCGCAATTTCCCTTAATCCCATCAGGAACGACTCCCCCTCAACATATGCGAAGCTGAGATTGAGGTTGCCAGGCATCCTTTTTGTCGGATGACCGTTAAGGTCAACATCATCCAGTGAATCCATGATGCCCTTACGCAATCTCTCCCTTAGATTAAGGAGCCTCGCTGACTCCTCTTCCATAACCTCCATGGCAATCTCGCATGCCTTACCGAATCCTGCAATACCCGGGACATTCAAAGTGCCTGAACGCATACCGCGCTCATGTCCTCCCCCATCCATCATTGCAGAGAGTCGTACACGGGGATTCTTCCTCCTTACGTAGAGTGCACCAACGCCCTTCGGTCCATATAACTTATGGGCTGTAAATGACAACAGGTCTATCCCCATTGACTGAACATCTACTGGGATCTTTCCAACACCCTGCGTAGCATCGCAATGAAAGAGTACACCCTTTTCCTTTGCAATCTTTCCAATCTCTTCAACAGGCTGGATCACACCTATCTCATTATTGACCAGCATTATTGATATAAGTATTGTCCTGTCAGTAATTGCCTTCCTGACATCTTCAGGATCTACCAGCCCATCTTTATTAACAGGAAGGAACGTCACATTCATTCCTGATTTCTCAAGCCGTTTTGCCGGATCCAGTACGGAGCGGTGTTCTGTTACCTGTGTGATTATATGATTACCTTTCTCCACATACATCTCTGCCACACCCTTCAGCGCAAGGTTATTTGATTCAGTTGCACCGCTGGTAAAGATTATCTCCCTTGACTCTGCGTTTATGATCTTAGCAAGCCGCTCCCGCCCTACTTCTACTGCCTTGTCTGCATCCCAGCCAAAACTGTGATTACGGCTCGCGGCATTACCGAAGTGAACGGTAAAATAAGGGAGCATCTCTTCGACGACCTTTGGATCAACCTGTGTGGTAGAGTGGCTGTCCATGTAGATAGGTAAATTCATATATTCCTCCTTTTAAACCTCTTTAAGCTCAAACTTCTCAATCAATTCCTCGAGAGTGGTAGTATCCAGCATCTCCAATATCCTGTGCTCAAGCCTCTGCATTGGTGAACGAATACTGCACCTGTCAAACTGATAGCATCTGCCATTTCTTTCTTCTGAGCAATTTAATATATTTATATTCCCTTCCACTGCCTCAATAATTTGTGCAACTGTAATATCTGAGGGATTTGCACTAAGAGAGTACCCGCCCTTTGGACCGCTAAGGCTCGTAATCAATCCGCCTTTTACCATCCGCTGGAGTATCTTTGCCAGCAGCTCTACAGGAATACTGTAAACCTCAGCAATCTCCTTAGTATTTACCACCCTCTCGCCTTGATTCCAGGCAATATAGGCGATTGCCATCAGACCGTAATCTATCTTTTTTGTAAGTTTCAGCATATTTTCACACTTCAGGACTTCCTGCAATTATATCCGACCAATACAGTATCCGACTAAAGGGGTCGGATATAACTATATCAACTGGGAAAAAGTATGTCAAGAGTTTTTTGTCCTGATGTTATGAGTGCAATCACTTAATCCTTATATATGGATAATAAGATCAGGAAAAGGAAATCAGGCACTTAAATATTATTCATGCCGTGGGTTCAATCCTCTTTACAGTAATGATGTTAGATGGAGCTATATATAGTCCTCTAACCATGTGAACGTATCTTCCGTGTTGCGATCCTCTTGACAGAAGGTATGTCAACTGGTATTCAAAACAGTCTACATCGTTTCGCCCCAGATCCAGTTTCGAATCTTCGGCATGTCCTGGCCATGTTTGTTGATGTACTCCCTGTGCTCGATAAGTCTATCCCGCACAAACTGCTTTACGTATGCGGCTATGTGCGCTAATCCCGGCAACCTTTCGACAACATCACCCGCGAGGTGAAATCGGTCAAGGTCATTCAGCACTACCATGTCAAATGGCGTCGTCGTAGTCCCTTCCTCTTTATAGCCGCGGACATGGAGGTTTTTATGGTTAGTGCGGCGGTATGTCAGGCGGTGTATCAGCCAGGGATAGCCGTGATATGCAAAGATGATTGGCTTGTCAGTGGTAAACAGTGTATCGAAGTCTTTGTTAGACAGGCCATGCGGATGCTCTTCCTTCGGCTGCAGGGTCATAAGGTCAACAACGTTTATCACCCGTATCTTCAGATCAGGGACATGCTGATGCAGGATATCAACTGCCGCAAGGGTCTCAAGTGTCGGGACATCACCTGCACATGCCATAATGACATCAGGTTCACTCCCCTTGTCATTGCTCGCCCATTCCCATATCCCTATACCGGCGCTGCAGTGCTTGACGGCAGAATCCATGTCGAGCCATTGCGGCATAGGGTGTTTGCCGGCAACTATCACGTTAATCAGATCCTGGCTCCGCAGACACTGGTCTGTAACACAGAGGAGGGAGTTGGCATCCGGAGGGAAGTATACTCGAACTATGTCCGCCTTTTTGTTCAGCACAACATCAATAAAACCGGGGTCCTGATGTGAGAAACCATTGTGATCCTGCTGCCAGACGTGTGAAGTCAGCAGATAATTGAGTGATGCGACCGGCCTCCTCCATGGGATTTCCTTTGCCACCTTGAGCCACTTGGCGTGCTGATTGAACATTGAGTCTACTATGTGAATAAATGCCTCATAGCAGGAAAAAAGACCGTGCCTTCCAGTTAGAAGGTATCCTTCCAGCCAGCCCTGGCAGGTATGTTCGCTGAGAATCTCCATAACCCGTCCGTCTGGTGCAAGATGATCATCCTCCGGAAGGGTATCTGCCATCCACGTCCTGTTAGTAACCTCCAGAATTGCTCCGAGACGGTTGGAAACCGTCTCGTCAGGGCCCATCACTCGAAAGTTCTTTGTATCCATATTGAGGCTCATAATATCTCTTAAAAAAGTCCCCATCACACGTGTTGCTTCACCTGTAACCTGACCCGGCTGAGGGACATTAAGGGCATATTGACGGAATTCCGGCATCTTAAGGCCACTGAGTAGAACCCCTCCGTTTGCATGTGGATTAGCTCCCATACGGCGGCTGCCAAGTGGAGCCAGTTCTTCCAGTTCCGGCACCAACCTGCCTCTGACATCAAACAACTCTTCCGGCATGTAGCCCTTCATCCATGCCTCCAATAACCTGACATGATCAGGTTTTGTGGCCATTTCAGAAAGCGGCACCTGATGGGAGCGCCAGTAGTCCTCTGTCTTGAGACCGTCCACCTCCTTTGGTCCGGTCCACCCCTTTGGTGTTCTAAGTATGATCATTGGCCACTGCGGACGTTTAACATTCGTATTGGAACGGGCGTCATCCTGGATTGCCTTTATTTGGGCCATTACTAAATCCAGTGTTGCAGCCATAACCTGATGCATAATCTTTGGATCAGACCCCTCCACAAAGTAAGGCTTATATCCATAACCAATAAAGAGGTCCTCCAACTCCTCCCTGCTTATCCGCGCAAGCACTGCAGGATTTGCAATCTTATATCCATTCAGATGTAGAATCGGCAGCACTGCGCCGTCACGCCCTGGATTAAGAAACTTATTTGAATGCCAGGAAGTCGCCAGCGGACCTGTCTCCGCCTCACCATCACCCACTATACAGGCCGCGATCAGGTCAGGATTATCGAATACAGCCCCAAAGGCATGAGAAAGGGCATACCCGAGCTCTCCCCCTTCATTAATGGAGCCTGGCGTCTCCGGGGCACAATGACTCGGAATGCCTCCGGGGAATGAAAATTGTTTGAATAATCTCTTCATACCTTCTTCGTCCTGTGATATGTGCGGATAAACTTCACTGTACGTCCCCTCAAGATAAGTATTTGCCACCAGGCCGGGACCACCGTGTCCGGGGCCTGTAATATATATAACATTAAGGTCGTTAATTTTAATAACCCTGTTCAGGTGGGCATAAATAAAGTTGAGTCCCGGAGTCGTTCCCCAGTGACCAAGTAGGCGCGGTTTTATATGTTCAAGACTCAGAGGTTCTTTAAGGAGAGGATTGTCCATTAGATAGATCTGGCCTACGGAGAGATAATTCGCGGCCCGCCAGTATGCA
This is a stretch of genomic DNA from Nitrospirota bacterium. It encodes these proteins:
- a CDS encoding 2Fe-2S iron-sulfur cluster binding domain-containing protein, yielding METRLSDSKNSGETEHNKVKITFLPQNTSVEGEEGKSILDIALEHDVEIDHNCGGNGACTTCHVIVKEGMNNLSEAEDGENDMLDNAVGVTLTSRLGCQAHVYGDVVVEIPGK
- the iscU gene encoding Fe-S cluster assembly scaffold IscU, with amino-acid sequence MQYSDEVIDHYNNPRNVGSFEKDEKDVGTGIVGAPECGDVMKLQLKIDNGVITDAKFKTFGCGSAIASSSLATEWVKGKTVDEAMEIKNTEIVEKLQLPPVKIHCSVLAEDAIKAAIEDYKSRNGK
- a CDS encoding phosphoketolase family protein, with amino-acid sequence MTGPLNADELRRINAYWRAANYLSVGQIYLMDNPLLKEPLSLEHIKPRLLGHWGTTPGLNFIYAHLNRVIKINDLNVIYITGPGHGGPGLVANTYLEGTYSEVYPHISQDEEGMKRLFKQFSFPGGIPSHCAPETPGSINEGGELGYALSHAFGAVFDNPDLIAACIVGDGEAETGPLATSWHSNKFLNPGRDGAVLPILHLNGYKIANPAVLARISREELEDLFIGYGYKPYFVEGSDPKIMHQVMAATLDLVMAQIKAIQDDARSNTNVKRPQWPMIILRTPKGWTGPKEVDGLKTEDYWRSHQVPLSEMATKPDHVRLLEAWMKGYMPEELFDVRGRLVPELEELAPLGSRRMGANPHANGGVLLSGLKMPEFRQYALNVPQPGQVTGEATRVMGTFLRDIMSLNMDTKNFRVMGPDETVSNRLGAILEVTNRTWMADTLPEDDHLAPDGRVMEILSEHTCQGWLEGYLLTGRHGLFSCYEAFIHIVDSMFNQHAKWLKVAKEIPWRRPVASLNYLLTSHVWQQDHNGFSHQDPGFIDVVLNKKADIVRVYFPPDANSLLCVTDQCLRSQDLINVIVAGKHPMPQWLDMDSAVKHCSAGIGIWEWASNDKGSEPDVIMACAGDVPTLETLAAVDILHQHVPDLKIRVINVVDLMTLQPKEEHPHGLSNKDFDTLFTTDKPIIFAYHGYPWLIHRLTYRRTNHKNLHVRGYKEEGTTTTPFDMVVLNDLDRFHLAGDVVERLPGLAHIAAYVKQFVRDRLIEHREYINKHGQDMPKIRNWIWGETM
- a CDS encoding iron-sulfur cluster assembly accessory protein, producing METTTNQPVILTENAIKEVKRIMETNKISSGGLRVGVTGGGCAGFTYTLNFDNEIASDDQVYEVEGVKIIIDMKSSLYLAGTTIDYASGLTGGGFKFVNPQAKGSCGCGTSFSA
- a CDS encoding IscS subfamily cysteine desulfurase, with the translated sequence MNLPIYMDSHSTTQVDPKVVEEMLPYFTVHFGNAASRNHSFGWDADKAVEVGRERLAKIINAESREIIFTSGATESNNLALKGVAEMYVEKGNHIITQVTEHRSVLDPAKRLEKSGMNVTFLPVNKDGLVDPEDVRKAITDRTILISIMLVNNEIGVIQPVEEIGKIAKEKGVLFHCDATQGVGKIPVDVQSMGIDLLSFTAHKLYGPKGVGALYVRRKNPRVRLSAMMDGGGHERGMRSGTLNVPGIAGFGKACEIAMEVMEEESARLLNLRERLRKGIMDSLDDVDLNGHPTKRMPGNLNLSFAYVEGESFLMGLREIALSSGSACTSATLEPSYVLQALGVSTELAHSSVRFGLGRFNTEEEVDYVIKRVVETANRLREMSPLYEMVKAGVDLKQFKWKKD
- the iscX gene encoding Fe-S cluster assembly protein IscX; the encoded protein is MKLTWKDSEEIGIQLSDKYPGTDPLTIRFTDMHAMIVSLPDFSDDPKKSNEGILEAIQMAWFEEYKSNR
- a CDS encoding Rrf2 family transcriptional regulator, with the translated sequence MLKLTKKIDYGLMAIAYIAWNQGERVVNTKEIAEVYSIPVELLAKILQRMVKGGLITSLSGPKGGYSLSANPSDITVAQIIEAVEGNINILNCSEERNGRCYQFDRCSIRSPMQRLEHRILEMLDTTTLEELIEKFELKEV